Proteins from one Oscillatoria nigro-viridis PCC 7112 genomic window:
- a CDS encoding esterase/lipase family protein: MNSSLDRNPVILIHGIWDTKIIFSKMSARLTQLGWSVHSLNLTPNDGSLGLDLLAKQLADYISETFDPEQPLDIVGYSMGGIVSRYYVQRLGGINRVQRFITLSSPHHGTLTAYSLRLPGYLDMRPDSRLLRDLNQDVTMLKRINFTSMWTPFDIMIVPANSSQMPVGKEVKVNVLLHRQIVTEPQSINAVVEELKAPIENKIPTSK, from the coding sequence ATGAACAGTTCGCTCGATCGCAATCCCGTCATCCTCATACACGGCATCTGGGACACAAAGATTATTTTCAGCAAAATGTCCGCCCGCCTCACCCAACTCGGATGGTCAGTCCACAGCCTCAACCTCACCCCCAACGACGGCAGCCTCGGGCTCGACTTACTGGCCAAGCAACTCGCAGACTACATCTCTGAAACCTTCGATCCAGAACAGCCTTTAGACATAGTAGGCTACAGTATGGGCGGCATCGTCAGCCGCTACTACGTCCAGCGACTCGGAGGAATCAACCGCGTACAGCGCTTCATCACCCTATCTTCCCCCCACCACGGCACCCTCACCGCCTATTCCCTACGCCTACCAGGATACCTGGATATGCGCCCCGACAGTCGCTTGCTGCGCGATTTGAATCAAGATGTGACAATGCTCAAACGCATAAACTTTACATCAATGTGGACGCCATTTGACATAATGATTGTACCGGCGAACAGCTCCCAAATGCCAGTAGGTAAAGAAGTTAAAGTCAACGTTTTGCTGCACCGCCAAATTGTGACAGAACCCCAAAGTATTAACGCAGTAGTTGAAGAACTCAAAGCACCTATAGAAAATAAAATTCCCACTTCAAAATGA
- a CDS encoding tetratricopeptide repeat protein encodes MTDINQIAAALEDKEYKQAAQLIKQLQKESPENPWVQYYIARYYELTKNLEKAQTTYKQILRDITNPKIVSQTRQAIQRVETAQQNLRQQAIETAKNDPSNLEPGLLILEPVSPENKAAAVQNISRIFKIDAYTTRMQIQSRGWRLYKTGPIAELRIYGQELLNAGIPVFWATLSDIQKIQIFRVQHFQSLSSPAVVCKDRLDRLGAIEFSWSEVSQRVEGLLPMFIEVMDYSPNRRKEQFRHREIRQDYAQICDLHIPSRNCILRICDQSYEFQQGVDFTKASADLPTSPNQKNKKSRVKNSQQMPQSTTRINWNNLLEIFDRQVDVTVWSEFTPFAETVLDYTNMLSKIESHIEVDRKSETPWDSAFQLYSGLAFLRNEKNRE; translated from the coding sequence ATGACAGACATCAACCAAATAGCCGCCGCCCTAGAGGATAAAGAATACAAACAAGCTGCCCAACTCATCAAACAACTACAAAAAGAATCCCCCGAAAATCCGTGGGTACAATACTATATCGCCCGCTACTACGAACTCACCAAAAACCTCGAAAAAGCCCAAACAACCTACAAACAAATACTCCGCGACATCACCAACCCCAAAATCGTCTCCCAGACCCGCCAAGCTATTCAACGGGTTGAAACCGCACAACAAAACCTCCGCCAACAAGCCATAGAAACCGCCAAAAACGACCCCAGCAACCTCGAACCCGGACTCCTCATCCTCGAACCCGTGAGTCCCGAAAACAAAGCCGCAGCCGTACAAAATATCAGCAGAATCTTTAAAATCGACGCCTACACAACCCGGATGCAAATCCAAAGCCGCGGCTGGAGACTCTACAAAACAGGCCCCATTGCCGAACTCCGAATTTACGGTCAAGAACTCCTCAACGCCGGCATTCCCGTATTTTGGGCAACCCTAAGCGATATTCAAAAAATCCAAATCTTCCGAGTGCAACACTTCCAGTCTCTCTCTTCCCCAGCCGTTGTTTGCAAAGATCGACTCGATCGACTCGGTGCGATCGAATTTAGCTGGTCAGAAGTTAGCCAAAGAGTAGAAGGCTTGTTGCCGATGTTCATCGAAGTCATGGACTACTCGCCCAACCGAAGAAAGGAGCAATTTCGCCACAGAGAGATCAGGCAAGATTACGCTCAAATCTGTGACTTGCACATTCCCAGCAGAAACTGCATTCTGCGAATTTGCGACCAAAGTTACGAATTTCAACAAGGAGTTGACTTCACCAAAGCTTCTGCAGATCTCCCCACTTCACCGAACCAGAAAAACAAAAAATCCAGAGTCAAAAACTCTCAACAAATGCCTCAAAGTACAACCAGAATTAACTGGAATAACTTACTGGAAATATTCGATCGCCAGGTTGACGTTACAGTTTGGTCAGAATTTACGCCCTTTGCCGAGACAGTGCTCGATTACACTAATATGTTGAGCAAGATCGAATCTCATATAGAAGTCGATCGCAAATCCGAAACTCCTTGGGACTCAGCTTTTCAGCTATACAGCGGATTAGCCTTCCTCAGAAATGAAAAAAATAGGGAATAG
- a CDS encoding DUF4258 domain-containing protein: protein MTIIEKIRVKIVKNDFELSQHAVNQSIVRRIRVQELREAIMAGEVIEEYPNDKYGPSCLIFGFTIANRPLHVQCTYPSRPLVKIITLYEPDPKIWIDFKLRINQNEQ from the coding sequence ATGACAATCATTGAAAAAATACGTGTCAAAATTGTCAAAAATGATTTTGAGCTTTCACAACACGCAGTAAACCAAAGCATAGTTCGCCGTATCAGGGTACAAGAACTCCGGGAAGCAATAATGGCTGGTGAAGTTATCGAAGAGTATCCGAATGACAAATATGGTCCAAGCTGTTTGATTTTCGGCTTCACTATTGCCAATAGACCTTTGCACGTTCAGTGCACTTATCCATCTCGTCCTTTGGTAAAAATCATTACTTTATACGAACCAGATCCGAAAATTTGGATTGATTTTAAGTTAAGGATAAATCAAAATGAACAATGA
- a CDS encoding YgiT-type zinc finger protein, translated as MNNDIWQETMVEQKVSYTLEIKGKFIIIENVPARVCLETGERFFSPETVEQLQKMIWEDRKPTRVIETPVFEFA; from the coding sequence ATGAACAATGATATTTGGCAAGAAACAATGGTGGAACAAAAAGTAAGTTATACCCTTGAAATCAAGGGTAAGTTTATTATTATTGAAAATGTTCCTGCTAGAGTGTGTTTGGAAACGGGAGAGCGATTTTTTTCGCCTGAAACTGTGGAACAGTTGCAAAAGATGATTTGGGAAGATAGAAAGCCGACTAGGGTGATTGAAACACCTGTTTTTGAATTTGCTTAG
- a CDS encoding PPC domain-containing protein: MKFRSPFTFTLTLISAIVTTTVPAVFAQRQPSANEIYIDKNCHRNQQLPQLERFTIFSRNEFTTNGQNYWFYAARYQDGGVLLCRSQPNFNQPKPINEQKVEANFIDKIVRDPNNKTAFIIAVREGNGPEAPVTNYGLELSNVDRPKLTSLSILQQRGTLKDGDPSEHTFQGRAGQSITIDLKSRAFDHNITLFDTSGKNIAQTTGNSQNRRESQLTVKLPNNGTYKIVVKGGDRTSKGTYTLSVNSNQL; the protein is encoded by the coding sequence ATGAAATTTCGATCGCCCTTCACGTTCACCCTCACCCTCATCTCAGCAATTGTAACTACCACCGTACCAGCAGTTTTCGCCCAGCGACAGCCATCAGCCAACGAAATATACATCGATAAAAATTGCCACCGCAACCAGCAACTACCGCAACTTGAAAGATTCACTATTTTTAGCCGAAATGAATTTACAACTAACGGTCAAAACTACTGGTTCTACGCCGCCCGCTATCAAGATGGAGGCGTACTTCTCTGTAGGTCGCAACCAAATTTTAACCAACCCAAACCTATAAATGAACAAAAAGTAGAAGCGAATTTTATTGACAAAATAGTCCGAGACCCCAACAACAAAACAGCCTTTATCATCGCAGTCAGAGAAGGAAACGGTCCCGAGGCACCCGTGACAAATTACGGCTTAGAATTGAGCAATGTCGATCGACCAAAACTCACCTCCCTTTCCATCCTACAGCAGCGGGGAACCCTCAAAGACGGCGATCCCAGCGAACACACATTTCAAGGACGGGCAGGTCAATCTATTACGATCGACCTCAAAAGCAGAGCATTCGACCACAACATAACACTGTTCGACACCAGCGGCAAAAATATTGCCCAAACAACAGGCAACTCCCAGAATCGCCGAGAGTCTCAACTCACCGTAAAATTGCCCAATAACGGCACTTATAAAATAGTTGTTAAAGGAGGCGATCGCACAAGCAAAGGTACTTACACATTAAGCGTTAATTCCAATCAACTTTAA
- a CDS encoding lysozyme inhibitor LprI family protein encodes MKIKLRKGRSLFLPIPYGIASLHALLAIFGTTSVSAQSPSFPIAQQINCDRPQGDAQVRTCIRLKYEASDRRLNEVYKQLISQLSGEERSLLSEAQLGWIKLRDKTCEFEVYKSRGGSGYGGFLNECLDRMTKQRTAELEKYLNGFNFL; translated from the coding sequence ATGAAAATAAAGTTGAGAAAAGGTCGATCGCTCTTTTTGCCGATTCCCTACGGGATAGCTTCGCTTCACGCGCTTTTGGCAATTTTCGGTACAACATCAGTTTCCGCACAATCTCCGAGCTTTCCCATTGCTCAACAGATTAATTGCGATCGCCCTCAAGGAGATGCCCAAGTCAGAACTTGTATTCGGTTGAAGTATGAGGCCTCGGATCGACGACTGAACGAGGTTTACAAACAACTGATTTCCCAATTGAGCGGCGAAGAGCGATCGCTACTTTCCGAAGCACAATTAGGATGGATTAAGTTAAGAGATAAAACCTGTGAATTTGAAGTTTATAAAAGTCGTGGCGGTAGCGGTTATGGAGGTTTCCTCAATGAATGTTTGGATCGCATGACTAAACAGCGCACTGCGGAACTAGAAAAGTATTTAAACGGGTTTAATTTCCTTTAG
- a CDS encoding type II toxin-antitoxin system PemK/MazF family toxin: protein MPYSRGDAVLVLFPSSDLRTAKRRPALIVQANNLGTGLGQTITAMITSNLAR, encoded by the coding sequence ATGCCTTATAGTCGCGGTGATGCGGTTTTGGTTTTGTTCCCCAGCTCGGATTTGCGTACTGCGAAACGCCGTCCAGCTTTGATAGTTCAAGCTAATAATCTTGGGACTGGTTTAGGGCAAACAATTACGGCAATGATTACTAGCAACTTAGCCCGTTGA
- a CDS encoding RsmE family RNA methyltransferase, whose amino-acid sequence MPQLQRLAITAAQIGDRQIDLTREQQHYLNRVLRLQAGDRFIAMDGRGHWWSAVLEVRETGLFASIAEEIAVNRELPVEVTLMAALPKGNGFDEVVRQAAELGVASIVPVTSDRTLLKPSDQKVERWRRIAAEAAEQSERQIVPTILEPVSFDVAVKDCTQKYRYICVARGENRHLWDCLLGNLEPPQPPLLREEEDAATGFDPPQPALIRGEQERQELAIVIAVGPEGGWTEGEVKRAIEFGFEAVSLGSRILRAVTAPIVALSLVGAAFEKC is encoded by the coding sequence ATGCCTCAATTACAAAGATTAGCAATTACTGCCGCTCAAATTGGCGATCGCCAAATCGACCTAACTAGAGAACAGCAGCATTATTTAAATCGAGTGCTGCGTTTGCAAGCGGGCGATCGATTTATTGCAATGGACGGACGGGGACATTGGTGGTCTGCCGTCCTAGAAGTACGGGAAACCGGGTTATTTGCCTCCATAGCAGAGGAGATTGCTGTGAACAGAGAGCTACCCGTAGAGGTGACTTTGATGGCGGCATTGCCCAAGGGAAACGGCTTTGACGAGGTTGTGAGACAGGCGGCGGAGTTAGGTGTGGCAAGTATTGTGCCGGTAACGAGCGATCGAACTTTGCTCAAACCAAGCGATCAAAAAGTTGAGCGGTGGAGAAGAATTGCTGCGGAGGCGGCGGAACAGTCGGAACGTCAAATTGTGCCGACGATTTTAGAGCCTGTTTCCTTTGATGTTGCAGTGAAAGATTGCACTCAAAAATATCGATATATTTGTGTTGCTCGCGGGGAAAATCGGCATTTGTGGGATTGTTTGTTGGGTAATTTAGAACCCCCCCAGCCCCCCTTGTTAAGGGAGGAGGAAGATGCAGCAACTGGTTTCGATCCCCCCCAGCCCGCCTTAATAAGGGGGGAGCAAGAACGGCAGGAATTAGCGATTGTGATTGCTGTTGGGCCGGAGGGTGGATGGACTGAGGGTGAGGTGAAAAGAGCGATCGAATTTGGTTTTGAAGCTGTTTCTTTGGGTAGTAGAATTTTAAGAGCGGTGACAGCACCGATTGTGGCTTTGTCTTTAGTTGGCGCGGCATTTGAGAAGTGCTAA